One Methanolobus sp. WCC4 DNA segment encodes these proteins:
- a CDS encoding DUF5714 domain-containing protein, translated as MNIVYKENEKNDVCGMKGTHVPVIQVSNMGGKSGCKTDCLVCGAEVDYLSEPVNATCHYCEVEEKTYFVCKEEHYVCNRCHSKDAIDVIENICKTTEIADPLTIAEIIMEHPSIHMHGPEHHALIPAVLVAAYQNYTGNTDKRPIVEAMRRGSMVPGGYCGLYGACAAGIGVGIAMCVLLEATPLTPAERAHANWATACTLKCIADAGGARCCKKSTRISLEEGMKYLSDMFDLSWYEKADFNARCEYTQYNKECDSDCRYRSEG; from the coding sequence ATGAATATTGTATATAAGGAAAATGAAAAGAACGATGTCTGTGGGATGAAGGGCACTCATGTTCCTGTGATACAGGTTTCGAATATGGGTGGAAAGAGCGGTTGTAAGACCGATTGTCTTGTCTGCGGTGCCGAAGTGGATTACCTGAGCGAGCCTGTGAATGCCACATGTCATTACTGCGAAGTAGAGGAAAAAACATACTTCGTGTGCAAGGAAGAACATTATGTATGTAACAGATGTCATTCCAAAGATGCCATTGACGTTATTGAGAATATCTGCAAGACGACGGAAATCGCTGACCCGCTGACCATTGCGGAGATCATTATGGAGCATCCCAGTATCCATATGCATGGACCGGAACATCATGCTCTTATCCCTGCGGTCCTTGTTGCTGCCTACCAGAACTATACAGGGAATACTGACAAGAGACCGATCGTGGAAGCAATGAGACGTGGAAGCATGGTTCCCGGTGGCTACTGTGGTCTTTATGGAGCATGTGCTGCTGGAATAGGAGTGGGTATTGCAATGTGCGTGCTGCTGGAAGCCACACCCCTCACACCCGCGGAAAGAGCACATGCCAACTGGGCTACTGCCTGTACCCTTAAATGCATAGCCGATGCTGGTGGAGCCAGATGCTGTAAGAAATCGACCCGTATCTCACTTGAAGAAGGAATGAAGTACCTCTCCGATATGTTCGACCTCAGCTGGTATGAGAAGGCTGATTTCAATGCCAGGTGTGAGTATACCCAGTACAATAAGGAATGTGACAGTGATTGCAGGTATCGGAGTGAGGGGTGA
- a CDS encoding SDR family oxidoreductase gives MGQNNSNTDHIAGKCRKTVLITGGAGGIGQELAKLFARDGYDLVLVDRNKEDLKQVRDPLQCINLNMRIFLLEQDLSEPDAATKVREFTREHSLMIDVLVNCAGFGTYGFVNEIDEERELDMLQLHVITLYRMTRLYLKEMVERNEGRIINVSSISAFQPNPYFATYGASKSFVLNFSRALNYELKEKGLNVRVMAVCPTAVKDTGFRTAAGMEHTRAFRSWMSVNASVVARDTWRALQCDRDVVIPGRGLGLLHHIACRLPVSWLMRLSRSELRETAGGLPKEMFICSPEKGADQ, from the coding sequence ATGGGGCAAAATAACAGTAACACAGACCATATCGCTGGAAAGTGCAGGAAGACAGTCCTCATAACCGGGGGAGCAGGAGGTATCGGTCAGGAACTCGCAAAGCTCTTTGCCAGGGATGGTTACGACCTTGTGCTGGTTGACAGGAATAAAGAGGATTTGAAACAGGTCAGGGACCCCTTACAGTGTATCAACCTGAATATGCGCATTTTCCTGCTGGAACAGGATCTTTCTGAACCGGATGCTGCAACTAAGGTTCGTGAATTCACCCGTGAACACTCACTGATGATCGATGTACTTGTAAACTGTGCGGGTTTCGGGACATATGGTTTTGTCAATGAGATCGACGAGGAGAGGGAACTTGACATGCTGCAACTGCATGTTATCACACTCTACCGGATGACACGGCTCTACCTGAAGGAGATGGTGGAGCGAAATGAAGGAAGGATAATCAATGTATCCTCGATATCGGCCTTCCAGCCGAATCCGTATTTTGCCACTTATGGCGCCAGCAAGAGTTTTGTGCTGAACTTCAGCAGGGCATTGAACTACGAATTGAAGGAGAAGGGACTGAATGTGAGGGTGATGGCCGTCTGTCCGACCGCTGTGAAGGATACGGGATTCAGGACGGCAGCAGGGATGGAACACACAAGAGCATTCCGTTCATGGATGTCGGTGAATGCCAGCGTTGTTGCACGTGATACCTGGCGTGCACTTCAATGTGACAGGGATGTGGTGATACCCGGCAGAGGACTTGGTCTGCTGCATCACATTGCCTGCCGTCTGCCTGTAAGCTGGCTGATGAGGTTGTCACGTTCAGAACTGAGGGAGACCGCCGGGGGTCTTCCAAAGGAGATGTTCATCTGCTCACCTGAAAAGGGAGCTGATCAATGA
- the mtbA gene encoding methylcobamide:CoM methyltransferase MtbA, which translates to MDEYTPKERLARALRGEAVDRMPAISVTQTGTVEQMEACGAFWPEANNDAQKMATLAEAGHTVIGLEAVRVPFDITAEAEFFGCEIKDGTKEQQPSVVGHVVSSTEDIEKLKDYDISQGRIGVVCEAIKILAEKYGEELPIMGSMLGPFSLAQHMNGDDWFMAIMTDEEFGFALMELTTQFNIEYAKKMVENGADTMVIIDPTASAMLIGDEFYQKFVVPAHKKIVDAMHELNVATVLHICGDTTPSLGLMESSGVDAISVDQNVDVATALSKADKAVIVGNLDPVSALWKMSPEEIKDVSQGILEAGVGLLGPGCGIVSKTPNANLQAMVEMVKGHKY; encoded by the coding sequence ATGGATGAATACACACCTAAAGAGAGACTGGCACGTGCATTAAGAGGAGAAGCAGTTGACAGGATGCCAGCGATCTCAGTAACACAGACAGGAACCGTAGAGCAGATGGAAGCCTGTGGTGCCTTCTGGCCGGAAGCAAACAATGATGCGCAGAAGATGGCAACACTTGCAGAAGCAGGTCACACCGTCATTGGTCTTGAAGCAGTTCGTGTTCCTTTTGATATCACAGCAGAGGCCGAGTTCTTCGGATGCGAGATAAAAGATGGTACTAAAGAACAGCAGCCTTCAGTGGTCGGCCATGTGGTCAGCTCCACAGAGGACATCGAGAAACTCAAAGACTATGATATCAGTCAGGGAAGGATCGGCGTTGTATGTGAAGCGATCAAGATCCTTGCAGAGAAATACGGCGAAGAACTGCCGATAATGGGCAGCATGCTCGGTCCTTTCTCCCTTGCACAGCACATGAACGGTGACGACTGGTTCATGGCCATTATGACAGATGAGGAATTCGGATTCGCTCTTATGGAGCTTACCACCCAGTTCAACATCGAATATGCAAAGAAGATGGTCGAGAACGGAGCAGACACCATGGTGATCATCGACCCTACAGCAAGTGCAATGCTCATCGGTGACGAGTTCTACCAGAAGTTCGTCGTACCTGCACACAAGAAAATAGTCGATGCAATGCATGAGCTGAACGTTGCAACAGTATTGCACATATGTGGTGATACTACACCAAGTCTCGGACTTATGGAATCCTCAGGAGTGGACGCCATCAGTGTGGACCAGAACGTTGACGTTGCTACCGCTTTAAGCAAGGCGGATAAGGCGGTTATCGTTGGTAACCTCGATCCTGTAAGTGCCCTGTGGAAAATGTCACCTGAAGAGATCAAAGATGTCTCACAGGGAATACTGGAGGCAGGAGTGGGACTTCTCGGACCGGGATGCGGTATCGTCAGTAAGACCCCGAATGCCAATCTGCAGGCAATGGTCGAAATGGTCAAAGGCCACAAGTATTGA
- a CDS encoding corrinoid protein, translating into MEENEIINGLTDAVVNGKKDQAIELSQKALDEGIDPYIAVINGLAKGMEIMSERYEQKQAFMPHLLMASNAMYGGMDILIPHIKSEGDGARKVLIIGSVEGDVHDIGKNLVKTMMSAVGFEAVDLGKDVPVEQFAEAAAEHKADIVSMSTLMTSTMDNMQRVMDSLESKGIRDNLKVIIGGAPITADFAVEIGADATKTDAMEAARWAQEAAAALAPERWS; encoded by the coding sequence ATGGAAGAAAATGAGATCATCAACGGACTTACAGATGCAGTTGTTAACGGAAAGAAAGACCAGGCAATCGAATTGTCACAGAAGGCACTGGACGAGGGCATTGACCCTTACATTGCAGTGATAAATGGTCTTGCAAAGGGCATGGAGATCATGAGCGAGAGATATGAGCAGAAGCAGGCATTCATGCCACATCTCCTGATGGCTTCCAATGCAATGTACGGAGGTATGGACATACTCATACCACACATCAAGAGCGAAGGCGACGGTGCAAGGAAGGTCCTTATCATCGGCAGTGTGGAAGGAGATGTACATGACATCGGTAAGAACCTCGTCAAGACAATGATGAGCGCTGTTGGTTTTGAAGCTGTCGACCTTGGAAAGGACGTACCTGTTGAGCAGTTCGCAGAAGCTGCTGCTGAGCACAAGGCAGACATCGTATCCATGAGCACACTCATGACATCCACAATGGACAACATGCAGAGAGTCATGGACAGTCTTGAGAGCAAGGGCATCAGGGACAACCTGAAGGTCATCATCGGCGGTGCACCTATCACAGCAGACTTTGCAGTTGAGATCGGTGCAGATGCAACAAAGACCGATGCCATGGAAGCTGCAAGATGGGCACAGGAAGCAGCAGCAGCTCTTGCACCTGAAAGGTGGAGCTAA